The segment GCCCTGGCGAGGGCCCGCGGCACCCTGGTCAGGGCGCTGGACGCCGACGACCTGCTGCTCCCAGGTGCCCTGCACCGCGACGTCACGGCCCTCCACCGCACCGGGGCCGCCTGGTGCGTCTCGGCCTGCCTCGACCTGCTGCCCGACGGCACCCTGCGCCCCGGCCCCTGGGACCCGCCCGACGGGCCCCTCGAACTGGCCGCCCTGCGCCAGCGGTTCGAGGCCGGCGCCTTCCCCCTCGTGGGAACCCACCTCACCGCCCGCACCGACCTGGTCCGGGCGCTCGGCGGCTGGCCCGCCTACCCCGCCCTGGAAGCCCTCGCGATGGTCTTGTTCTGCGCCGCGCTCGCACCCGGCGTCATGATCGCCCAGCCCGGCGGGATCTACCGCAAGCACCCCGGCATGACCACCTCCGAACCCTCTTACCACCACGAGACGGACTTCGACGCGCTGCGCCGCTCGATCCTCACCCGCCTGGACTCCCCCGCCCGGGCGGGCTTCAGCTGGCTCCCCCGGCAGCCCGGCGCCCCGAACCCCACCCCGCCGGAGGACCGGGCGGACCCCGGGCCACGACGGCCGGGACGATGACCACCCGCCGGCGCCGGACCGCCCGCACGGGCAGAAACAGCACCCACTCCCCCGAAAGGAGCCTCCGATGAGGCGAAACCCCGTCCCCGGCCTGCTCGCCGCACTGGCGCTGGCGGCGGCCACGATCACGGTCACGGCGAACGCACCGGCCCGGGCCGCGGTGGGGGACGTGCTGTGCACGACGCCCAGCAGCGACTCCTCCGCCTACTGGCCGGCCCTCAGCCTGACGCCCGCCGCCACCGTCGTGACGATCACCCGGGACCTGAGCACCTGCACCTCGCTGAGCGTGCCCGCCATCGACTCGGCGCCCGTCACCGTCCACCAAGTGACCCTCCCCTCCTACTCCTGCCTCACCCTGCTGAGTTCGGCCCCCACCGTCATCAACTTCACCTGGAACAACGGCGCGACCACGGTCGTCACCGGGACCAGGACGGTCAACCTCGCCGCCGCCGCGCTCACCACCACGGTCACCGGCACCGTCACCTCCGGCCTGTTCACCGGCGACACCGTCGTCTACCAGCTCGTCGCCCCCTCGACCGACGTCCTGGCCTGCACCCTCGGCCTGGGCACGGTCTCCCGCATCGACAGCACCGCCACCCTCACCATCGGCTGAGCCCGCGACCGCGACGGTCGGCAGCGGGCGCGGGAGGCGGGAGACGGGAGGGGCGGTTCACGGCGGTTCCTCGATCCGGTGGTCGGGCCCGGCGGCGCGGCGCCGGGCCGGCGAAGGAGGTGCGGCGAGGTGCCCCGGACGCCTCCGGTGGAGCGGGGCGTCGGCGGGTGCGGGTCCATGAGGTCACGGCCGCGGGGCCCCCTCCTCCCCCGGTGCCCGCCGCTCCGTTCCCGAGTCGTCCCCACCACGGTGAGCGGCCGGGACGCGCTCGGGCGGCCTCGTCGCGGTCACGGGGCGCGGGCGTTCCACGCCCCGGATCCTCGACGGCTCGCGGCCGGGCCGCGGTTCCGTTCCGAACGGGATGTACCGAAACCCTTCGGCCGCCGGGACGGGCCGGGGCCCTCGCCGGGAGCGCCCGCGAGGAGGCCGTCGGGCCCGTCCGGCCCGCCGGGCCCGGCTCCGGGCGTCCTCCGGCTCCGACCCGGGGGCGCGGGTCCCGGGCCGGAGCCCCGCCGGTCGGCGGCGCCACCGTACGGATGGTTCGCGAACGGGCCTTCCACGGCTCACTGGTGCGCCGATCACCGGTTGCTAGTAGTGGAGGACATTTCGCTACGAACGGCATCGGCAGGCGTCACCATGAACCGCCCGTTCGGCTCAGGATTTGTCACATCGTCAGGAAAAGGTGGGCACGGCGATCGGCCTCCGGAGGAGGAGAGACTCCCCGGGCGTCCACGGGACCGGTTGCGGGCCTGCCTGGTTCCGCTGTGCGTGCTGCTCTGCCCGCTGCTGTCCGGCACCGGCCCGGCGGCGGCCGCGGCCGGGGCGCAGCAGCGCGGCCCCGCCCCCGCGCAGGCCCGGACGGCCGGGACGGGCACCCTGCTGTTCAGCGAGAGCTTCCAGGACGGCGCCGTCCCGGACCCGAAGCTGGTGCCGCTCGGCGATGCCTGTCTGACCGGTGCCCGTGGCGCGCCGCCCGCCGGGTCGTCGGCGCTGGGCCCCTGCTCCTCCTCGAACGGCGCCCCGGGCCGGGGCGGCAGCCCGGGGTACCTCCAGCTGACCGACAACCGGACGTACCGGTCGGGCGGGATCGTCTACAACCGTCCGCTGCCGGCCGCGTCCGGCGTGGTGGCCGAGTTCACCTCGTACCAGTACGGGGGCAGCGGCGCGGACGGCATCAGCTTCTTCCTGACCGACGGCGCGCAGCAGTTGACCCGCACCGGCGCGGTGGGGGCGGCGCTGGGCTACGCGGCGCTCAAGGGGGTCGACGGCGTGCCCGGCGGGTACGTCGGCATCGGCTTCGACGCCTTCGGCAACTTCCACACGGCGGGGGACGGGCTCGGCTCCGGCTGTCCCGCGCGCTCCGACACCTCGCGGGTCGGCAACGCGGTCGGGCTGCGCGGGCCGGGCGACGGCTCGTCCGGCTACTGCTACCTGGCCGGCAGCCTGAACGCGGCGGGCAGCGCCGGCGCGCTGCCCGGCCAGCTGCGCGCCGGCAGCCTGGCGTCGGCGGCGCGCAAGACCAGGATCACCGTCGGCCCCGGCGCCCTGCCGACGATCACCGTCGAGATCGACTTCAACGACGGCAAGGGCTACCGGCAGGTGCTGTCCCACACGATGACCACCCCGGCGCCGGCCACCTACAAGTTCGGCTTCGCCAGCAGCACCGGGCTGCTGTCGGACGTGCACCTGATCCGCTCGATGACGGTGGGCACGGTCGTGCCGCTGGCCCAGCTGAACCTGGTCAAGCAGATCGACCGCGGCACGGCCCAGCCGGACAGCTACAAGACCGGGCAGAGCGTCCCGTACCAGTTCGTGGTGACCAACAGCGGCACCGAACCGGTGCACGGGCTGCGGGTGGACGACCCGGGCGCCGGTCCGGTGGACTGCCCGGAGACGGACCTCTCCGCGGCCGGGTCCCCCGGGGCCACCGTGACCTGCACCGGGACGCACACCGTGACCGCCGCCGACCTCGGCGGGGGCGGGACGTTCACCAACACCGCGACGGCCACCGCGCTGGACGCCTCGGAGAAGCCGGTGGCCTCCAACCCGTCCTCGGTCACCGTCAAGGTCGAGGGCGTCGCGCAGCTGAGGCTCACCAAGACCTCGGACGCCCGCGAGCCCGTCAAGCCGGGCGACCGGATCACCTGGACCGTCACCGCCGCGAACCCGGCCGGGACCTCCGCCTACACCGGCGCGAAGTTCACCGACGACCTGTCCGGGGTCCTCGGGAACGCCGACTACGGCAACGACGCCGCGGCGAGTTCCGGCGTGGCCGCGGTCAGCGGCACCACCCTGACCTGGACCGGGAACGTGGCGGTCGGCCAGACCGTGACCGTGACCTACTCGACCACCGTCAAGCCGTACGGCAGCGGGAACGGCACCATGGCCAACACCGTGGTGGGCCCGGCCGACTCCAAACCGACGGGTTCCACCGGCTGTTCGCCCCGTAGCGCGGCCGGGGACGACGGCCGGGGCGGGCCGTCGTCCGGCCCGCCCCGGCCCGTTCGCTACCGCCGGGCGCCGGACCGCCGACGCCACCGCACCAACGCCCCGCCCGACAGGACGAGCACGGCGGCCGCCGCACCGAGCCCCGCCTCCCGCCCGCCGGCGGAACCCGTCGCGGCCAGCTCCGGCCCCTGCCCGGACCCGCCGGTGCCGACCGACGGCTCCGGCCGGCCCGGGGACGAGGAGGACGGGGACGCCGGGGAGGCGGACGGAGTCGGGGACCCGGTGGGGCTCGCGCTGGGGCTGGGGCTGGCGCTCGGGCTGGCGCTGACGCTCGGGCTCGGGCTCGGGCTCGGGCTGGACGCGACCGCGTTGCCGGTGACCTGGGCCGACACCTGGTAGGGCGGCAGCGGGTCCTCGTCCGCGGTCAGCGACACCGTCCCCGCGTACGGCCCCTCGGCGCCCGGCGTCCAGGTCAGCACGACGGTGCACGACTCGCCCGCCAGCAGCGCCACGTCCAGGTCGCAGGTGCCGCCGGTCCGCGTCACCCCGGCGGGCACCGTGAGCGGGACCCCGTCGAACCCGATCGAGGTCGTACCGCCGTTGGTCAGCGTGAGGGTGACCGTCGCGCTGCTCCCCACCGTCACCGTCCCGAAGTCCCCTCCGGTGAGCACCACGTCGCCCTGTGCCCGGGGCAGGGCGACGGCCCGGGCCGGGCGGTCGGCCCCGGCGGAGAAGGCGGGGGCGGCGCAGCACAGGACGGCGAGGGGGACGGCCGCGGCGCAGGCGGCACGGAGGATTCGCTGTCGCTTCACGGACACGGGGGGCTCCCGGAGGTCGGTTTCGGTGGAACGGGCCGCCCCACTATCCGCAGCGCGTTCCACCGCGCTCGGCCATTGGCCCGCCGGTGGGCGTGTGCCGGCGCCGGAACGGTGTCCCGCCGTCGGACCCCGGTCACCAGCGGGTGGCGCACACGAATGGATTCCGGTGGATTTTGGGCCCATATTCCTTATTCCTGCACATGCTTCGCTCGCGTTCCCTCGACCGCGTTGCGGTAAGGCGGTCCGGAGGATCGGGAGTGTCCGAGGGGGCGTCGTGCGGGGCGGAACGGGAACGGACGGGTTCGCCCTCTCCTTCGGCGCGGTGGCCGAGGTGTACGACCGGATACGGCCGGCCTATCCGGCGGCGGCTCTTCGGTGGGCGCTCGACGGGGGCTCCCCGGACGCCGTCCGGGGCGCGGCCGGGGTGGACGTCGCCGCCGAGAGCCTGGCGGATGCGGTTCCCGCTCACGGCGTCCTGCTCGGCGGTCCACCGGAGCCCGGCCACGACGCCCTGCCGGGCGCCGACACCGCCCGCTGGATCCTGCCGGACGGACGGTACCTGCGCCTGCTGGCCCCCGACGGCGGCGAGGGGCCGGTGGCGCGGCACCTGCGGCGGCGCGGACGGGGCCTGTACGCGGTGGCCTTCGAGGTCGACGACCTCGAAGGCGCGTGCCGCCGCCTGGCCCGAGCGGACGTCGGAACCCGCCCGCTCACGGTGGAAGAGGTCCTGGTGGAACCGCCTGGCCCCCTGGCGGCCCGCATCACCCTGCGGAGCGCGGCGACGCCGACGGGCTGACGGTCCGCGGCCCACCGCGCCGGCTACCGGGCCGAGTGCGCGAGTGCCGAGCGTTCGTAGACGTTGGTGCTGACGTCGGTGCTGGCGCGGTGGTGGACGACGCTGAGCGGGCCGAGGCCCGACAGGACCTCGATCACGTCGGTGACGGTGGGCGAGTCGTCGGGCCGCTCCCGTCCCGACAGCTGCGGCAGGACGCCGACCGTGGCGGCGGCGGCGAGTTCCTCGGGGCGGAGGTCGGCGAGGGTGCGGACGCGCCGGACCGTACGGCGGCTGGGCGCGTCCGCACCGTCGGTCGGGGCGGCGGAGGCTCCGAGGTCGAGCACCAGGTCGCTGGTCTCCGTCACCATCCGGGCGCCGAGGCGGGCGTCCGAGGCCGCGTAGCACCACTGGTCGGGGTGCTGGCCGCGCAGCGCGGGGAACCGGGCGCGCAGGACCCGCAGCACGGGCATCGCGGCCTCGACCGGCGAGCAGGGGGCGAGGACGAAGGAGAGCCTCGTGTCGTCGTCGGGCTCGAAGCGGAGGGCGGCCGCGACGTCGGGGAGCGCGTGCGCGGAGGCGCTGTCGCACTCGCCCGCCGCTCCCAGCACGAGGACCGTGTCGCCCCGCTCCCGGTACTGCCGCACCAGCTCCCGGGTCGCGGCCGCCTTCGGGCAGCCGGCGTGCCCGGGAGCGGACCGCGCCGCCTGCCGGCAGGGCTCGCCGAGGGCGATGACGATGCGCCGGGTCCGCAGCACGGCGGCCCAGCGCTGGACGGCGTCGCGGGCGGCGGTCTCCAGCGCCCGCGGGGCGGTGACCGCGATCCCGGTCACCGAGCCGTCGAGGTCGATGTAGGTGGTGCACGCCAGGACGCCGCCGTCGCGGACCCGTTGGGCGGGAACGGGCAGGAGCTCCGGCGCGGGGCCGCCCGCTCCGGTCAGGAGTCCCTCCGCGCGCAGGTGCGCCTCGACGAGCGGGGCGGCCGGACACGCGACGCGGCCGCGCTCCGGGTGGACGAATCCGCGCGGCACCGTCGGCTCCGGGCCGACCTGGTGGTGCAGCGGGAAGAACTCCGTCAGCCGTGTCCTGTGCATCGGTGGTCCTCCTGGGAGGCGTAGCGGCCGGGTGTGTGCCCGAGTTTCGGGGTCCCCCGCGCGGTCGGACGCGTGCGCGTCGCGCCTCTCATGCGA is part of the Kitasatospora setae KM-6054 genome and harbors:
- a CDS encoding VOC family protein, whose protein sequence is MRGGTGTDGFALSFGAVAEVYDRIRPAYPAAALRWALDGGSPDAVRGAAGVDVAAESLADAVPAHGVLLGGPPEPGHDALPGADTARWILPDGRYLRLLAPDGGEGPVARHLRRRGRGLYAVAFEVDDLEGACRRLARADVGTRPLTVEEVLVEPPGPLAARITLRSAATPTG
- a CDS encoding glycosyltransferase, producing the protein MPLISVITPVHPDKHAFLSETWASVRRQALPPGWEWEWLVQQDGPDRPDGSVWDVLPRDPRIRTGSARAGGAGVARTMALARARGTLVRALDADDLLLPGALHRDVTALHRTGAAWCVSACLDLLPDGTLRPGPWDPPDGPLELAALRQRFEAGAFPLVGTHLTARTDLVRALGGWPAYPALEALAMVLFCAALAPGVMIAQPGGIYRKHPGMTTSEPSYHHETDFDALRRSILTRLDSPARAGFSWLPRQPGAPNPTPPEDRADPGPRRPGR
- a CDS encoding DUF7927 domain-containing protein, with the protein product MRACLVPLCVLLCPLLSGTGPAAAAAGAQQRGPAPAQARTAGTGTLLFSESFQDGAVPDPKLVPLGDACLTGARGAPPAGSSALGPCSSSNGAPGRGGSPGYLQLTDNRTYRSGGIVYNRPLPAASGVVAEFTSYQYGGSGADGISFFLTDGAQQLTRTGAVGAALGYAALKGVDGVPGGYVGIGFDAFGNFHTAGDGLGSGCPARSDTSRVGNAVGLRGPGDGSSGYCYLAGSLNAAGSAGALPGQLRAGSLASAARKTRITVGPGALPTITVEIDFNDGKGYRQVLSHTMTTPAPATYKFGFASSTGLLSDVHLIRSMTVGTVVPLAQLNLVKQIDRGTAQPDSYKTGQSVPYQFVVTNSGTEPVHGLRVDDPGAGPVDCPETDLSAAGSPGATVTCTGTHTVTAADLGGGGTFTNTATATALDASEKPVASNPSSVTVKVEGVAQLRLTKTSDAREPVKPGDRITWTVTAANPAGTSAYTGAKFTDDLSGVLGNADYGNDAAASSGVAAVSGTTLTWTGNVAVGQTVTVTYSTTVKPYGSGNGTMANTVVGPADSKPTGSTGCSPRSAAGDDGRGGPSSGPPRPVRYRRAPDRRRHRTNAPPDRTSTAAAAPSPASRPPAEPVAASSGPCPDPPVPTDGSGRPGDEEDGDAGEADGVGDPVGLALGLGLALGLALTLGLGLGLGLDATALPVTWADTW